The Phycisphaeraceae bacterium genome segment GTCGAGGCGGCGGGGTACGAGCGGCTGCAGGCCATCATCGAGCCGAGCCGGCGGCGTGGTCCGACCGGGGCCGCGCCTCGCTGGTGGATCAGCGGCGTCACGCACACGCCGCCGGTCGGCGCGACCGCCCCGATACCTCGATTGGCCGTCGAGATTCTTCCGCCCTGACGCCGCCGCCAGGCGCGATACCATGTGCCCATGACTCCCGGCCCGAACGCTCCGCACAGCATCCATCTCGTGGCCGACGCTTTCATGCACGACCTCGACCCCGTGCTGGTTCATGTGGCGGGGCCGTTTGCGATCCGCTGGTATGGACTTTCATACCTGGTCGGATTCATCGTGGCGTGGCTGATCCTGCGCTGGATGGCGGCGACGAAGCGGCTGGCTGTCACCCCCCAGCAGGTGGGCGACTACATGATGGCCGTGGTCGTGGGCGTGCTCGTCGGGGGGCGGCTGGGCTACGCGGCGTTCTACGACCAGTCGCTGCTCCTTTCGCCGGTGGATCTCATCAAGGTGTGGGACGGCGGCATGGCCAGCCACGGGGGGATGATCGGCGTCATCCTCGCCACCATGTGGTTCGCCCACCGCCGGGGCGTGAGCCAACTGCACATGCTCGACGCCGCCGCCTTCACCTGCCCGCCGGGTCTGGGTTTCGGGCGCGTGGCCAACTTCATCAACGGCGAACTATGGGGTAAGCCCATCCCTGCGGATCAACAGGTCAACCCGCCGTGGTGGAGCATCCAGTACTGGGAACAACTGCGCCTCTTCGCCCGCCACGACCCCATGAAACTGGCGGATATGACCGATGTGGCCACCGCCGCGGGGCTGGACGGCGGCGCCTGGCGACGCGAGGCCCTGCTGCTGGGCGTGGATGGCGCCCAGGGGCAGGAAGCGGCCCGTCTCATGCACGGCTGGATCGACGGGATCGGCCAGCAGGTGCGCGCGGGCAACGAGCAGGTCATCGACGCCCTCCGGCCCGTCCTGACGGCGTACTACCCCTCGCAGATCATCCAGGCGATGGCGGAGGGGGTGATCCTCTTCGCCGCCCTGGTGCTGATCTGGCTGGTTCCCCGCAAGCCGGGCGTGGTGGGGTCGTGGTTCCTCACCATCTACGGCGTGCTGCGGGTCTTCACCGAACTCTTCCGCCAGCCGGACGAGGGGGTGGCGGTGATCGCGGGGCTGCAGCGCGGGCAGTTGCTGAGCGTGGCGATGATCCTGGCCGGTCTGGCGTGCCTGATCGTGGTCAGTCGGCGGAAGGTCAACCCGGTGAGCGGCCTGATGCGGATTCAGCCCGCGCGGGCGTGAATTGTCCGCCGGGCCCGTTCCGCGACGACGCTGGTCTCCCCGAACGCCTCCATCGTCCATTAGAATCCGCCCCTTGCCACCTGTCCAGGCGGGAGACACGTCATGGCCGCGTCATTGCATCGCATCGTTCAGTCCAACTGGTTCTCGACGCTGGTGTTCCTGGCCATCGTCCTCACCAGCGTGCTGGTGGGGGTGGAGACGTACGCGGCGTTTGATCCCGGCACCACCGCGGGTCAGACGGTGCTGCTCGTTCAGCAGGTGATCCTGTGGTTCTTCGCGCTGGAGATCGTGCTGAGGATGGCCGCCCGGTGGCCCCGCCCGCACACGTACTTCACCGACGGGTGGAACATCCTCGACTTTCTCGTGGTGGCGGTGTGCTTTCTGCCGTTCGGCACGCAGTACGCGGCGGTGGTTCGCCTGGCCCGCACGCTGCGCGTGCTGCGCCTGGTGACGGTGCTGCCCAAGCTGCAGGTGCTGGTGGCGGCGCTGCTCAAGTCGATCCCCTCGCTGGGTTACGTCGGCGCGCTCCTGTTCGTTCACTTCTACATCTACGCGGTGATCGGCGTGTTCCTGTTCGGGCAGAACGACCCGATGCACTTCCGCAACCTGCACACGTCGCTGCTGACGCTCTTTGAGATCGTGACCCTGGAAGGGTGGATCGACATCATGAACATCCAGGTGCATGGGTCGGACGTGGTGGGATACGCGGACGTGCCGCCGTCCATCGCCTCGCTCCCCCGCGTGTCCGCCGAGTTCCCCACCGTGGCCCCGATTTACTTCGTCAGTTTCATCCTGCTGGGCACGATGATCGTGCTCAACCTTTTCACGGGCACGATCATCGCCGGCATGGAGGAGGCCCGCGACGAGGCCATCCGCGAGCGGCTGGAGAAGGCCAAGGCCGCCAGGGGCGGCACCACCGAGGCGCAGGATCTGTCCGCCATCTCCGACCAGATCGCACGCCTGAGCGAGAGCGTGGCGATGCTGCAGAAGCGGCTGGAGAACGGGGCGCGGTCGTCGCCTTGAGCAAGGCGTCCAACCCACGGGCGGTGACTCCGTGGCGTTCGCCCCGCCGCCCGCCTACCGAATTGGACGGTGACCGGCGGATGGCGCATCCCGTGAAGGGGCAGGCGTCTCCGCCCATGAACGGAGCCGCTCGCCTCCCTGCAAGGGGGTTTCCATGCGTGAATCAACCCGCCGAACCGCGATGCTGTGGCTGGTGGTCGCCGTGGGCGGCGTGGGGCCGCTGGCCGCAGGTCAGGCCGCGCCGCCGCCTTCTCCACCCGCCGCGCCCGTCGAGCCGGAGCTCTCGCCTCAGATGAAGATGCTGCAGGCGCTCGGGTACACGCGCATGACCTTCGACTTCCGCGAGACGCGGGCGGAGGAGGCGTGGGAGAAGTTCCGCGAGGCGCTGGGGGCCAACCTGATCGTGCGCTATCTCGATCACCGCACGGGCGTGAGCGGTATCGACCCCGACGCGCCCATCACCCTGTCGGTTGAGAACCGGCGGGCCATCGAAGTCATCGAGATGCTCGTGGAGCAGTGCGCCGTGACGGAGGAATGCACGTGGCAGATTCGCCGCGGCTTCATCGAGGTGGGGACGAAGGACCGTCTGAGCGTGGGGCAGGCCCGCGAGACGCGGGTGTATCCCATCAGCGACATGCTCCACGAGGCGCCGGACTTCGATAACGCGCCGTCGCTGCGTCTGGAGGATCAACTGGCGGGCGGCTGGCTGGTGAATCCCTACATCCGCGGCTGGTGGGGCAGGCCCCTCGACCCGTCGTACTACGGACGCTTCCACTCGGGCACGGGCTTCGGGGGCACGGCGTTCGCCGTCGGACGCGGCAATCGACCCGCCAGAAGTCCGCAGGAGGAGGCCCGCAGCGCCCAGGAATTGATCGAGGTCATCATCCTCGTCATCGAGCCGGACGCCTGGGAGCAGAACGGAGGCGAATGGGCCGCCATCACCTACCGCGACGGCTCGCTGGTGGTGCGCGCCCCGGACTACATCCACCGACAGATCGGCGGCTACCCGCCCGTGCCGCCGCCGGTGGAGAAGAAGCAGGATGCGTCCGAGCCGGACAAGAAGGGCGGGGAGTGATCCGTCGCGGATGCTCTCCGGACGTTACGACGTGGTCGATTTGCGTCGCGCATCGCCGCGGGCGCGCACGACGCGGAGCGCGGCGCCACCCACGAGTCGCCTGTGCATCCCGATCACGACCGCAGCGATGATCGACCCCGTCAGCGCCAGCGTCATGTCCTTGTGGGCGTCGAACATGTCGCCCTGCTGGCCGTTGTACTGCTCCGCGTCCTCGGGGTCCATGATGAGGGCGATCATCCACTCGGCGACTTCGTAGAGTTTGCTCAGCACCGCGAGGAAGGCCACCGCCACAATGAGCGCCTGCCCGCGCCCCAGCGGCAAGAGCCGTTCCACCGTCTCCAGCATCGGCAGCAGCATCATCACGCCGAACAGAAAGTGGACCAGCCGGTCGTAATGGTTGCGCGGCAGGCCGGTCTCCTTGTTGATCGGCACGCCCAGCGCCTCGCTGATGCTCGTGCCGAACAGGGAGCGCGACCAGTCGTCATAGGGCACGTACGAGTAGAGGTAGTGCGCCCCCAGCACGTGCAGCAGCAGGAAGAGGAAGATGAGGATGTACGAGAGGTTCGAGAGCGGCCGGTGCTTCCACTCCAGCCACCACAGGAACAGGACCAGCGGCGGCAGGGGCAGCATTTCCAGCCGGTAATCGGCGAAGTCGGCGGCGCCGATGGCGCTCACCAGCATCGCCAGGATGACGATGATGAGCAGCCACAGCCGCAGCGGCCATGACGAAGGGCTGGCCATGGAGCCAGTGTAGCGAAAGGATCACAGGCGAGGACGCCCGCGCCACCGTTGCGACTTCTACGCCTCCACCTCGCCGGTCAGGAAGGACGAGAGCCGCTTGCGGCGCACCGGGTGCTGGAGCTTGCGGATGGCCTTGCTCTCCACCTGGCGCACGCGCTCGCGCGTGACCTTGAAGATGCGGCCGACCTCTTCGAGCGTGTAGGTATACCCGTCGCCGATGCCGTAGCGGAGCTTGAGGATCTCCCGCTCGCGGTAGGTGAGGGTGCGGAGCACATCGGCGATGCGCTGGCGCAGCATGTCGTTGCCGGCCTGCTCCGACGGGGCTTCCTGGCGCTCATCCTCGATGAAGTCGCCGAAGTGCGAGTCCTCGCTCTCGCCCACGGGCCGGTCGAGCGAGATGGGGTGCTTGGAGATCTTCATCACCCGCCGCGTCTCGTCGATGGGCATCTTGGCCCGCTCGGCGAGCTCCTCGATGGTGGGCTCGCGGCCCAGCTCCTGCATCAGGTGCTTCTGGATGGTGCGCAGTTTGCTCATCGTTTCGATCATGTGGACCGGCACGCGGATGGTGCGGGCGTGATCGGCGATGGCGCGGGTGATGGCCTGGCGGATCCACCACGTGGCGTAGGTGGAGAACTTGTAGCCGCGCTTGTACTCGTACTTGTCAACCGCTCGCATCAGGCCGGTGTTGCCCTCCTGGATGATGTCGAGAAACGGCAGCCCGCGGTTGCGGTACTTCTTGGCGATGGAGACGACCAGGCGCAGGTTGCCCGCGGAGAGGTCGCGCTTGGCCTGCTCGTACTCGAAGAAGACCCGCGAAATCTGATCGATGCGCCGGTCGAGGTGGTCCGGCTCCTCCAGCACCAGGGACCGAAGCCCCTGCAGTTCCTCCCGCATCACCAGAGCGTCCTCGGCGTCATACTTGGCCGGGAATTTCTCGGCCCGCAGCAGCTCCTTCTGCAGATCCTTGATCTTGTTGTTGATGGCCTGCAGTTTGCGGTAGATCGGGATGATGCGCCCGGTGCGCAGGCACAACTCCTCGAGCAGCGTGGCCACCTTGCGGCGACGGCGCTTCAGATCGTCCTCCAGCCGCACGCGCGTGCCCTTGCGGATGCTGGGCGACTGCAGCGACTCCCATGTCACCCGGTTGAGCTCCAGCAGTTTCTTCACCGTCACCAGGTTCACGGGAATGCGGTAGGCGATGGTGTCCTTGTGGTTCTCCTCCAGCGTGGAGATGCGCATGGTGCGGTCGAAGGGCAGGTGACCGGCGTTCACCTGCTCCAGAATCTCCACCGCCTGCCGGGCGGCGTAGTCGGACTCGAGCACCCGGCGGCGGAAGATCATCCGCGTCGTCTCGATCTTCTTCGCCAGCCGGATCTCCTCCTCCCGCGTCAGCAGCGGGATCGTGCCCATCTGCGTGAGGTACATCCGGATGGGGTCGTCCACCCGTCGGCTCACGTGCTCCTCAATGTCCTCGTGCAGCGCGGCCTGAACCTCGGCGTCGTCCATCAGCTCCGCCTCGCCCGGTTCGGCGTCCTCGGAGGCCGGCTCAGCCAGCCCGTTCGACGGACCATGACCATCCTCCGGACGCGGACGCGCCGCGGGCAGACGGCGCATCGGGTCGTCGCGCTTGAACTTCAGGTTCGTCTGCAGCGGCGCCTGGAACGTGACGAAACCCTGGCGCCTGACCTCCGGCTCGTGGATCATGCGGATGTCCAGCGAGTCGATCAGGTCGAGCAGTTCATCGAGCTTCTCCGCATCGACCATCTCGTCGGGGAGGGTCGTGTTCAGTTCCTCGTAGCTCATCCACCCGCGTCGGATGCTCAGCTCGACCAGGGAGCGGAGCGTGGGATGGAGGTCCGGAAGCGTCTTGGTCGTCACGTCGTGTCTCTCCGTCGTGGAAATCACACGTCTCTCGATCCTAGGCGGCAAGTCCCACCGACAGCCGCCTTTCCAGTCAACCCGTCCCCACCCTGGAACCAACCCCGGCGTCCGGCTATCCGGATCGCACGCTTCGAGGAAGAACCGCCCGGTCATCCCCGATGGCTCGCCTTTCCTCCAGCAGCCGCACAAAGGCCGGTACGTCCGCGGTCGGCTCGCCGCTCGATCCGCGCAGCGCCTCGGCGCGCCGGCGCAGGGTCTCGCGGTCGCGGAGCTGATCCAGCCCGCGCACGGCGGCGTTGAGTCGCGCATGAGCGCGCGATTCGTCGTCGCCGCACAGGTCGCGCCCGCGGGCGTACAGGTCGGTCACGTACCGCTCCAGCCCCGCGCCCGCCAGGTGCGCCTGCAGCCCCGCTACGTCGGGCGCGACGCCCGATTCCGCGTGCTCGAAGATCGCCTCGAACACGGTGCGGCAGGGCGCATCCTGGAACGCCTGCGGCTGGAACGCCTCGCACAGCGGCAGCAGGTGCCCGTCGCCGACATCGACCGTCGAAAGCGCCAGCTCCGGCTGGAAGACCAGCACGCTCAGCACGTCCTCCTCCGCCACGCGGCGCGCCCTCGGGGCGCGTTCGGCGAACAGGTCCGCCGCGGGGTCGTGCGTCGTCGATCCGTTGTCGCCTGGCGCGGACTTCGACTCGACGTGCGTTGCGGGTCTCGCGCGACGGCGCGGAACGTGCTTCTCCACCTCGTCCGCCGGAACGCGGAAGAGGTGCGCCAGCGTGAGCAGCACCGGCCCCTTGCGCACGCCCGACATGGACCAGTATCCCAGATCGGCGAGCCGCTGGCCGAACTCCTCCAGCCGCTTCTGCCTTCCCGCGCCCCCTTCGGCGCGGGCCAGCACGACGCGGAATCGGTCGATCAGGAATGTCAGCGCCTCCACCGCGCCGTCGATGACCTGCTGCAGCACTGCGCGACCCGCATCGCCCTGCCGCACGAGGTCGTCGGGATCCTGCCCCTGCGGCAGAATGGCGATGCGCACATCGACGGGATGGGAGAAGAACACCTCCACCGCGCGGTCGGCGGCCTTCTGTCCCGCCTCGTCGCCGTCGAAGAGCAGCACCACGCGGTCGCACAGCCGGGTCAGCAGTCGCGCATGATCCTCGCTCAGCGCGGTGCCCAGCGTGGCCACGGCGTGCGTGAAGCCCGCCTGGTGGAGCGCCACCACGTCCATGTATCCCTCGCACACGATGGCCAGGTTGTGCTGCTGGATGGCCCGCTGCGCCAGGTGCAGGCCATAGAGCGTGCGCGACTTCTGAAACACGGCCGACTCGGCGCTGTTGAGGTACTTGGGCTGATCCTCGGGGTCGATGACGCGTCCGCCGAAGGCGATGGGACGGCCCATCTGATCGCAGATGGGGAACATGAGGCGGTTGACGAAGGCGTCGCGCAGCCCGCTGCCGCGTTCCTTGAGCAGCCCCGCCTCGTGGTACGCCCGCTGGTTGTACCCGCGCTTGCGGACGAGCTTGAGCAGCCCTTCCCAGTCGGTCGGGGCGGCCCCGATGCCGAAGGTTTCGATGGTTGTCTGGTCGAGCCCGCGCTTCGACGCCACCTGTCGCGCCGCCGCCCCGGCCTGCGGGTGCGCCAGCACGTTGCGGAAGAACTGCTCCGCGAAGGCGTTGGCCTGCATGAGGTCGCCGCGCGTCGGCGCGTCCGGGCCGGCCGTCTCCGGTTGGGCGCGCTGCGTCAGTTCGATGCCGGCGCGATCCGCCAGCAGGCGCAGCGCCTCGCGGAAGTCCATCTTGTGGTACTTCATCACGAAGTCGATGGCGCCGCCCGACTCGCCGCACGCGAAGCACTTGAAGAACGGCGTCCCCTTGTGCGACACCACGTGCATCGAAGGCGAGCGATCATCGTGGAAGGGACAGAGCCCCACGTGCTCGCGGCCCTTCTTGCGCAAGGTCACATGCTCACCGATGAGCGAGACGAGGTCGGTCGCGGCGAGCACGCGATCTCGATCGGAATGTCCGGGAAGACCCTTCACGTACCGCACTGGCTCCGTCCGACGCCGCGGCGACAAGGCCGCGTCCGTCGGTCGTGGTTCAACACCCGCGTTGGTGTCGCTGGCTCAGTCGTTGAGCCGGCATCGCCACGCACCGGCCCGGGGGCCGGGGCGTCCCTTCCGTGGAGGCGCCGCGAAACCGCTTCCCAACACCATGGATTGTCCGAACACAACGCCCTTCGACCGATTGCCCGGCCGATGCGGTCGCACGCGAAGGTCAGTGCTGGTCGCGCCGCATGGTCCCGCGGGGACTGGGCGATCGACCCTGAGTATTCGTGCGCCGGATCATCTTTACGGTACGTCAACACGCCCGCCGGTCAAACGATCACGCGAGATTTCCCGCAAGGTCGTTTCGAAGCCCGCGGCCTGAACACATCGACCCGGCGGAGACCGGGTCGATGAAGTGATCGGAAGTTTTTGATTGGCAGCGGTTTGCGGTGAACCGGCAGCAACGCTGCTCAGTGGCCCGCCGCCTGCTGCTTGCGCGTGTAGGCGTACTTGCGCTTGAGCGGCTTGACCACCAGCCCCATGCGGATCGCCCGCGTAGACACCTTGATGCGCCTTGGCGCCCCGTCGATCACGGCGGTCAGCGTCTGCAGGTTGGGGCGGAAGGTCCGCGCGGTGCAGGCGGTGATCTTCTTGCCCACGCCGCCCAGGTACTTGGCGCGGCCTCGGTAGCGCTTGCTGTTGCCCGTCTGCGTGCGGGCGCCGGTGAAATGACAGACTCGGGACATGGCGAACCTCGTCTCCAGGAACCCTGTGGGGTGGGGAGTATAGCCGGCGCGGCAGGTGGGACAACCCGTGTCTCGCCCGCTTTCACGCCCCGCCTTGACCCCCGGATGAACCGGAGGCGGCGTAGCGGATCACCTCCACCCGCTCCAGGGTCACCAGGCAGCCGGTCAGCATGGGCTCGATTTCGCGGAGCAGGGCTTCGATGCGCTCGCGGGCGTCCACCACTTCCACCACGATGGGCAGATCCTCCGACAGGCGCAGCACCTTGGCGGTGTGAAGGCGGCTGCTGGCGCCGAACCCCATCGACCCGCGCAGGACCGTGGCGCCCGCCAGCTGCATCTCGCGGGCCTTGAGCGTGATGGCCTCGTAGACCGGGCGTCCGGACCATCGATCGGATTCGCCCAGAAAGACGCGCAGCAGGCATCCGTCAGCAGGGATTCTCATGGCTTACGCTCCCCACCATCGCTCGCCCAGCCGGTAGGCGATCCAGACCGAGGCGAGGCAGGCGACGTTGGTGACGAGGACGTTGGCCGCCGCCCACGTCCATTGACGGTCGTTGATGAGTTGAAAGGTCTCCAGCCCGAAGGTGGAGAAGGTGGTGAACCCGCCCAGCACGCCCACGAGCAGGAACAACCGCGTTTCCTCACGCAGCATGTGGGGCGAGGCGAACAGGGCGGCGAGCAGGCCGATCAGCAGACAGCCCGCCACGTTGACCGCCAGCGTGCCGATGGGAAAGAGCTCCACGGCGCCGATGGCGAGCCGCTGCACCCAGCCGCTGATGGCGTATCGCATGACCGACCCGATCGCGCCGCCGCAGGCGATGAGGAGGAAATTGAGCGCCATCTGCAAAGTGTAGCGCCGCTCACGCCGACTCGCATTTCAGGCAACGCGCCGGCGGCTCGTCGTCTGCATCCCGTGACAGCAAACGCTCAGTCGCACTCCGGGCACCCTTCAGGTCCGTTGTACTCGTCGCCGCAAACAGGTCCAACCTTCGTGCAGTTGATCGTCCCGGTCAACTCATCAAAGCAGCTGGACCCAAGGATGCCCCATTCACAGGG includes the following:
- the lgt gene encoding prolipoprotein diacylglyceryl transferase, with product MADAFMHDLDPVLVHVAGPFAIRWYGLSYLVGFIVAWLILRWMAATKRLAVTPQQVGDYMMAVVVGVLVGGRLGYAAFYDQSLLLSPVDLIKVWDGGMASHGGMIGVILATMWFAHRRGVSQLHMLDAAAFTCPPGLGFGRVANFINGELWGKPIPADQQVNPPWWSIQYWEQLRLFARHDPMKLADMTDVATAAGLDGGAWRREALLLGVDGAQGQEAARLMHGWIDGIGQQVRAGNEQVIDALRPVLTAYYPSQIIQAMAEGVILFAALVLIWLVPRKPGVVGSWFLTIYGVLRVFTELFRQPDEGVAVIAGLQRGQLLSVAMILAGLACLIVVSRRKVNPVSGLMRIQPARA
- a CDS encoding ion transporter, with amino-acid sequence MAASLHRIVQSNWFSTLVFLAIVLTSVLVGVETYAAFDPGTTAGQTVLLVQQVILWFFALEIVLRMAARWPRPHTYFTDGWNILDFLVVAVCFLPFGTQYAAVVRLARTLRVLRLVTVLPKLQVLVAALLKSIPSLGYVGALLFVHFYIYAVIGVFLFGQNDPMHFRNLHTSLLTLFEIVTLEGWIDIMNIQVHGSDVVGYADVPPSIASLPRVSAEFPTVAPIYFVSFILLGTMIVLNLFTGTIIAGMEEARDEAIRERLEKAKAARGGTTEAQDLSAISDQIARLSESVAMLQKRLENGARSSP
- a CDS encoding DUF2238 domain-containing protein — its product is MASPSSWPLRLWLLIIVILAMLVSAIGAADFADYRLEMLPLPPLVLFLWWLEWKHRPLSNLSYILIFLFLLLHVLGAHYLYSYVPYDDWSRSLFGTSISEALGVPINKETGLPRNHYDRLVHFLFGVMMLLPMLETVERLLPLGRGQALIVAVAFLAVLSKLYEVAEWMIALIMDPEDAEQYNGQQGDMFDAHKDMTLALTGSIIAAVVIGMHRRLVGGAALRVVRARGDARRKSTTS
- the rpoD gene encoding RNA polymerase sigma factor RpoD, with the protein product MTTKTLPDLHPTLRSLVELSIRRGWMSYEELNTTLPDEMVDAEKLDELLDLIDSLDIRMIHEPEVRRQGFVTFQAPLQTNLKFKRDDPMRRLPAARPRPEDGHGPSNGLAEPASEDAEPGEAELMDDAEVQAALHEDIEEHVSRRVDDPIRMYLTQMGTIPLLTREEEIRLAKKIETTRMIFRRRVLESDYAARQAVEILEQVNAGHLPFDRTMRISTLEENHKDTIAYRIPVNLVTVKKLLELNRVTWESLQSPSIRKGTRVRLEDDLKRRRRKVATLLEELCLRTGRIIPIYRKLQAINNKIKDLQKELLRAEKFPAKYDAEDALVMREELQGLRSLVLEEPDHLDRRIDQISRVFFEYEQAKRDLSAGNLRLVVSIAKKYRNRGLPFLDIIQEGNTGLMRAVDKYEYKRGYKFSTYATWWIRQAITRAIADHARTIRVPVHMIETMSKLRTIQKHLMQELGREPTIEELAERAKMPIDETRRVMKISKHPISLDRPVGESEDSHFGDFIEDERQEAPSEQAGNDMLRQRIADVLRTLTYREREILKLRYGIGDGYTYTLEEVGRIFKVTRERVRQVESKAIRKLQHPVRRKRLSSFLTGEVEA
- the dnaG gene encoding DNA primase, with the protein product MLAATDLVSLIGEHVTLRKKGREHVGLCPFHDDRSPSMHVVSHKGTPFFKCFACGESGGAIDFVMKYHKMDFREALRLLADRAGIELTQRAQPETAGPDAPTRGDLMQANAFAEQFFRNVLAHPQAGAAARQVASKRGLDQTTIETFGIGAAPTDWEGLLKLVRKRGYNQRAYHEAGLLKERGSGLRDAFVNRLMFPICDQMGRPIAFGGRVIDPEDQPKYLNSAESAVFQKSRTLYGLHLAQRAIQQHNLAIVCEGYMDVVALHQAGFTHAVATLGTALSEDHARLLTRLCDRVVLLFDGDEAGQKAADRAVEVFFSHPVDVRIAILPQGQDPDDLVRQGDAGRAVLQQVIDGAVEALTFLIDRFRVVLARAEGGAGRQKRLEEFGQRLADLGYWSMSGVRKGPVLLTLAHLFRVPADEVEKHVPRRRARPATHVESKSAPGDNGSTTHDPAADLFAERAPRARRVAEEDVLSVLVFQPELALSTVDVGDGHLLPLCEAFQPQAFQDAPCRTVFEAIFEHAESGVAPDVAGLQAHLAGAGLERYVTDLYARGRDLCGDDESRAHARLNAAVRGLDQLRDRETLRRRAEALRGSSGEPTADVPAFVRLLEERRAIGDDRAVLPRSVRSG
- a CDS encoding 50S ribosomal protein L28, which codes for MSRVCHFTGARTQTGNSKRYRGRAKYLGGVGKKITACTARTFRPNLQTLTAVIDGAPRRIKVSTRAIRMGLVVKPLKRKYAYTRKQQAAGH
- a CDS encoding DUF190 domain-containing protein, with the protein product MRIPADGCLLRVFLGESDRWSGRPVYEAITLKAREMQLAGATVLRGSMGFGASSRLHTAKVLRLSEDLPIVVEVVDARERIEALLREIEPMLTGCLVTLERVEVIRYAASGSSGGQGGA
- the crcB gene encoding fluoride efflux transporter CrcB; its protein translation is MALNFLLIACGGAIGSVMRYAISGWVQRLAIGAVELFPIGTLAVNVAGCLLIGLLAALFASPHMLREETRLFLLVGVLGGFTTFSTFGLETFQLINDRQWTWAAANVLVTNVACLASVWIAYRLGERWWGA